Genomic DNA from Streptomyces sp. GS7:
GTCAGCAGGTGTCCGCCGACCTCGTCGGCGCGTTTGTGCCCCTCGGCGTCGTACCCGCCGTGGCCGGTGCCGACGAAGACGCCGGTGCGGCTGCCGGCGAGGGATTCCGGGTCGATGCCGGCGCGTTCGACGGCTTCCCATGCGGTCTCCAGCAGCAGCCGCTGCTGGGGGTCCATGGCGAGCGCCTCGCGCGGGGAGATCCCGAAGAAGCCGGGGTCGAACTCGCCCCCGTCGTGCAGGAATCCGCCCTCGCGCGCGTAGGCGGTGCCCTGGTGGGCCGGGTCGGGGTGGTAGAGCGACTCCAGGTCCCAGCCGCGGTTGCGGGGGAAGGAGGAGATCGCGTCGACGCCGCCGCTCAGCAGTTCCCACAGCTCTTCCGGCGAGCGGACGCCGCCGGGGAGACGGCAGGCCATCGAGACGATCGCGATGGGCTCCCGCTGCTTCGCCTCCGTCTCGTCCAACTGCTGACGAGTCTCGTGAAGGTCTGCGATCGCGCGCTTGAGGTACTCGCGCAGCTTCTCCTCGTTCGACATTCAGGACGCCAATCGCTCGGGGGAATGCCGGACTTGGGGCACAGAGCGCCGACACGCACGTCCGACCGTTTCCCTGCCATCTTCGTCAAGGTCGACTGCGGGTTTCCCTAGATGACGCCCGCTCTGCGAGCGGAGGGATGCTCACGACGTGCTCCGTGCTCCTGCCCGCCGAGCCGTTTGTAGGGTTTTTCCGGTCCCCGGATCGCTAACGTCACGCCGCACGCGTCACGTCACGAAGCACATGTAAGGGGTCTCCCCATGTCCACTGCCTCCCAAGACCTGCCCTGCCTCGACCTCGAACCGCCCAAGATGCTTCAGCTGAGCCCGCTCCTGCAGAGGTTGCAGGACCAGGGGCCGATCCACCGGGTGCGCACGCCCGCCGGGGACGAGGCGTGGCTGGTGACCCGCCACGCCGAACTCAAGCTGCTGCTGCACGACGAGCGCATCGGGCGCACGCACCCCGACCCGGACTCCGCTGCGCAGTACGTACGCAGTCCGTTCCTGAACCTGCTGATCAGCGACGCCGATGCCGAGACCGGGCGTCGGCAGCACGCCGAGACCCGTCGCCTGCTCACACCGTTGTTCTCGGCCCGGCGCGTGAGGGAGATGCAGCCGAAGGTGGAGGAGGCCGCGGAGGCCCTGCTGGACGCGTTCATCGCCCAGGGGCCTCCGGGCGACCTGCACGGCGAGCTCTCCTACCCGTTCGCGCTCGCCGTGCTCTGCGAGGTCATCGGCGTACCGCCGCAACGCCGGGCGGAGTTGACCACTCTGCTGTCCGGCATCGCCCGGCTGGACGACCGTGACGGAGCCCTAAGGGCACAGCGCGACCTGTCCGCGTTCGTGGCACGGCTGGTCGAGTTGAAGCGGGCCGAGCCCGGCCCCGACATCATCTCCCGGCTGAACGGCGGCGAGTTGTCCGAGGACCGCGTGACGCACCTGGCGTCGGGGCTGCTGTTCGCCGGGCTGGACAGCGTCGCGAGCATCCTGGACAACGGCGTGGCGCTGTTGGCCGCCCACCCCGACCAGCGCGCGGCGGCGCTGGCCGACCCCGAGGTGATGGCGCGCGCCGTTGAGGAGGTGCTGCGGTCGGCGCGGGCCGGTGGGTCGGTGCTGCCTCCGCGCTACGCCAGCGAGGACATGGAGTTCGGCGGGGTGACGATCCGGGCCGGGGATCTGGTCCTGTTCGACCTCGGCCTGCCCAACTTCGACGAGCGAGCGTTCACGGGGCCGGAGGAGTTCGACGTCGACCGGGCACCCAACCCGCATCTGTCGTTCGGCCACGGCATCTGGCACTGCATCGGCGCCCCCCTCGCGCGCCTGGAGCTCAAGACGATGTTCACCAAGCTGTTCACGCGGCTGCCGGAACTGCGTCTGGAACACCCGGTGGAGGAGCTGCGCCTGAAGGAGGGCCAGCTGTCCGGCGGCTTCGCCGAGCTTCGGATCACCTGGTAGGGACCGTCCCGGTAGCACCGCCTGCCGCGCCACAACCCGGCCTGGCCGGAGCGCGCGTGCGCCGCGGCCAGGCCGGCGCGAAGGCGCTCGACCCGGCCGCGCGCCGCCGTGGCCAGGCTCCCTCGGCGCGGTGGCCGAGTCTAAGGATTTCCCGGCACCCGGCGTGAGATCAAAGGCACGGTGCGGTCAATCGCCCCGCACCCAGGCGTGCTCGCCGAGTCCAGCCTGCCACCGGTGAAAGGGAATTCATGGAATCCGCCCGACGGCCGATCCTCTTCGTCAGCCTTCCGGAGAGCGGTCTGCTCAATCCGCTGCTCGTACTGGCGGGTGAACTCTCCCGCCAAGGCGTGGCGGACCTCTGGTTCGCCACCGACGAGCCGCGCCGCAACGATGTGAAAGGGATCGCGGAGGGCTCCCCGGTGGAGTTCGCCTCCCTGGGCGGTGTCGACTCCGAGATGTCGGCCGTGACTTGGACCGACGACATCTACCGTGAGGTCACCCAGTCCTCGCGGTTCAGGGCGCACCGCGCGGTCGTGCGGCACACCTACCGGCCCGAGCTCCAGAGGGAGAAGTCCCGCCGACTCCAGGCCGTCGTCGACGAGGTCCAGCCGGCGCTCATGGTCATCGACTGCATCAGCAGCTTCGCCGTCGACGTGGCCATCGCCCGAAAGATCCCGTACGTGCTGAGCGTTCCGTTCCTGCCGAGCAATGTGCTGACCGCGCACACGCCCTTCACCAAGAGCTACACCCCGCGGGGCTTCCCCGTCCCGCACACGGGGCTCTCGCGGCGGATGACGCTCACCCAGCGCGTCAGCAACGAGCTGTTCAAGTGGCGGACCCTGGCGATGTTCCTCAACCCCGAGATGAGCAAGGTCCTCAAGGAGGACGCCCGGCGGCGCAAGGAGGCCGGGCTGCCGGCGCCCAGCACCATGGCCAGGATCGAGCACGCCGACCTGGTGCTGTGCAACTCCATCGCCGAGCTGGACTACCCCTTCGCCATCCCCGAGAAGATGCTGCTGGTGGGTGCCATGGTGCCGCCGCTCCCCGAAGCGCCGGACGACAAGGACCTCTCGCAGTGGCTGGACGCCCAGTCCTCCGTGGTCTACGTGGGGCTCGGGACGATCACCCGGCTGACGCGGGACGAGGTCAACTCCATGGTGGAGGTGGCCCGTCGTCTGGGAGGCCGGCACCAGATGCTGTGGAAGCTGCCCTCGGAACAGCAGCACCTGCTGCCGCCCAGGGAATCGCTGCCGGGCAACCTCCGTGTCGAGAGCTGGGTGCCTTCGCAGATGGACGTACT
This window encodes:
- a CDS encoding cytochrome P450 — encoded protein: MSTASQDLPCLDLEPPKMLQLSPLLQRLQDQGPIHRVRTPAGDEAWLVTRHAELKLLLHDERIGRTHPDPDSAAQYVRSPFLNLLISDADAETGRRQHAETRRLLTPLFSARRVREMQPKVEEAAEALLDAFIAQGPPGDLHGELSYPFALAVLCEVIGVPPQRRAELTTLLSGIARLDDRDGALRAQRDLSAFVARLVELKRAEPGPDIISRLNGGELSEDRVTHLASGLLFAGLDSVASILDNGVALLAAHPDQRAAALADPEVMARAVEEVLRSARAGGSVLPPRYASEDMEFGGVTIRAGDLVLFDLGLPNFDERAFTGPEEFDVDRAPNPHLSFGHGIWHCIGAPLARLELKTMFTKLFTRLPELRLEHPVEELRLKEGQLSGGFAELRITW
- a CDS encoding glycosyltransferase, yielding MESARRPILFVSLPESGLLNPLLVLAGELSRQGVADLWFATDEPRRNDVKGIAEGSPVEFASLGGVDSEMSAVTWTDDIYREVTQSSRFRAHRAVVRHTYRPELQREKSRRLQAVVDEVQPALMVIDCISSFAVDVAIARKIPYVLSVPFLPSNVLTAHTPFTKSYTPRGFPVPHTGLSRRMTLTQRVSNELFKWRTLAMFLNPEMSKVLKEDARRRKEAGLPAPSTMARIEHADLVLCNSIAELDYPFAIPEKMLLVGAMVPPLPEAPDDKDLSQWLDAQSSVVYVGLGTITRLTRDEVNSMVEVARRLGGRHQMLWKLPSEQQHLLPPRESLPGNLRVESWVPSQMDVLAHPNVKVFFTHGGGNGFNEGMYFGKPLVVRPLWVDCYDQAVRGRDFGISLTLDQPQTIDVNDVVDKLTRVLSTPSFHEKAQRRAALMRSAGGRETAAGMVLAHPALA